Proteins encoded by one window of Nocardia goodfellowii:
- a CDS encoding XdhC family protein, translating into MRDLAGQLRRWHAANTRYALATVIGVRGSAPRPIGTTMAVDAAGSVCGSLSGGCVEAEVYELCLEVLQTGVPVRKTFGYSDSSAFAVGLNCGGELEVFVHRVTAAEFPVVAAALDIETPVAWVRDVESGAVLAVRADRAIGAGFDIEGADLAVVRLARDLLDTGSSGIRVLGCGDRERTVFVHSFAPPPRMIVFGATDFAIALCAVGRLLGYRVTVCDARRTFLDPDRFAAAHEVVVDWPHRYLSNTAVDARTAICVLSHDPKFDIPVLAQALRLPVAYVGALGSRRADRERRAELRAAGITERQLRQLRSPIGLELGGRTPEETALAIGAEIIALRRGGSATPLSQTERPIHGPEVPARLPEAGGYLNG; encoded by the coding sequence ATGCGTGATCTCGCCGGACAGCTGCGGCGCTGGCATGCGGCGAATACTCGGTACGCGCTGGCCACCGTGATCGGTGTCCGTGGCAGCGCGCCCCGCCCGATCGGCACGACCATGGCGGTCGACGCGGCGGGCTCGGTGTGCGGCAGCCTGTCCGGCGGCTGTGTGGAGGCCGAGGTCTACGAGCTCTGCCTCGAGGTTCTGCAGACCGGAGTGCCGGTGCGAAAGACCTTCGGGTACAGCGATTCCAGTGCGTTCGCGGTCGGCTTGAACTGCGGTGGTGAGCTCGAGGTCTTCGTGCACCGGGTGACCGCGGCCGAATTCCCGGTAGTAGCGGCCGCGTTGGACATCGAGACACCGGTCGCTTGGGTCCGGGATGTGGAGTCCGGCGCGGTCCTCGCGGTGCGCGCGGACCGGGCGATCGGTGCGGGCTTCGACATCGAAGGCGCCGATCTGGCGGTGGTGCGGCTGGCCCGGGACCTGCTCGACACCGGGTCGAGCGGGATACGGGTGCTCGGCTGCGGCGATCGGGAGCGCACGGTTTTCGTGCATTCCTTCGCCCCGCCGCCGCGTATGATCGTCTTCGGCGCAACGGATTTCGCTATCGCACTGTGTGCGGTCGGGCGGCTGCTCGGGTACCGCGTGACCGTCTGCGACGCACGCCGGACATTCCTCGATCCCGACCGCTTCGCCGCCGCGCACGAAGTCGTGGTCGACTGGCCGCACCGGTATCTGAGCAATACCGCGGTCGACGCCAGGACGGCGATCTGCGTACTCTCCCACGACCCGAAATTCGATATCCCGGTGCTCGCGCAGGCGCTTCGGCTACCCGTGGCCTACGTCGGCGCGCTGGGTTCGCGCCGCGCCGACCGCGAGCGCCGCGCCGAACTCCGGGCGGCCGGAATCACCGAACGGCAACTGCGGCAACTGCGTTCGCCCATCGGTTTGGAGCTCGGCGGGCGGACGCCGGAGGAAACCGCGCTCGCCATCGGGGCGGAGATCATCGCACTGCGCCGAGGCGGCAGCGCCACGCCGCTCTCCCAGACTGAGCGCCCGATTCATGGGCCCGAGGTACCGGCACGTCTGCCAGAAGCCGGTGGGTATCTCAATGGTTGA
- a CDS encoding ferredoxin — translation MKVSIDTDRCRGFGVCVSLCPEVFTLTEYGYSEVAVDEVPAGLEGAVAEAIEACPEHAIEPC, via the coding sequence ATGAAGGTCAGCATCGATACGGATCGTTGCCGGGGCTTCGGTGTCTGCGTATCGCTGTGCCCCGAGGTGTTCACCCTCACCGAGTACGGCTATTCCGAGGTGGCGGTGGACGAGGTGCCCGCCGGCCTGGAAGGTGCGGTGGCCGAGGCGATCGAAGCCTGCCCGGAGCACGCGATCGAACCCTGTTGA